A stretch of Elgaria multicarinata webbii isolate HBS135686 ecotype San Diego chromosome 5, rElgMul1.1.pri, whole genome shotgun sequence DNA encodes these proteins:
- the LOC134399618 gene encoding T-lymphocyte activation antigen CD86-like yields the protein LKGFLWLGLFVLQSGSSDIQRTAEVGKEAKLPCEYKIPAGQSLKSYIIYWQKPADGKPDLVAIAYKNGQKIISSTDPSYVNRTTMNEQDLTLSISSVKVSDIGKYKCIIILKTDKISETCVSLSVMANYSKPEIHADEPHKVCGPTQLTLKCSSHGGYPRTAMFGLVNNDLAEWSYTFTIDNQTELFNITGNLKLNVTEEDTVVQCSVGSEDFNMSTNYSLSRFLGFDPLHQP from the exons ACATCCAGAGAACAGCCGAAGTAGGAAAAGAAGCCAAGCTTCCTTGCGAATACAAAATACCTGCAGGCCAGTCCTTGAAATCTTACATCATCTACTGGCAAAAACCTGCAGATGGTAAACCTGATCTGGTTGCAATAGCTTACAAGAATGGCCAAAAAATCATAAGCTCTACAGACCCATCTTATGTGAACAGGACAACAATGAATGAGCAGGATCTTACACTTTCAATCTCCTCGGTGAAAGTGTCAGATATTGGCAAATACAAGTGCATCATCATATTGAAGACTGACAAAATAAGCGAAACCTGTGTTTCCTTATCTGTGATGG CTAATTATAGCAAGCCTGAAATACATGCTGATGAACCCCATAAGGTCTGTGGTCCAACTCAGTTGACATTGAAATGTTCTTCTCATGGAGGATATCCACGGACTGCAATGTTTGGCTTAGTCAATAACGACCTGGCAGAGTGGAGCTATACTTTCACAATTGACAACCAAACTGAACTTTTTAATATTACTGGCAACTTGAAGCTCAACGTGACAGAAGAAGATACAGTGGTCCAGTGCTCAGTTGGATCTGAAGATTTCAACATGTCTACCAACTACAGCTTGAGTAGGTTCCTTG GATTTGATCCACTTCATCAGCCTTGA